A window of the Cystobacter fuscus genome harbors these coding sequences:
- a CDS encoding restriction endonuclease subunit S, producing MELKLGYKQTEMGVLPADWEARPLGDYVRFRTGPFGSALHKSDYTHDGVPVINPMHIVDGNLSPTESMTVTESAARALADFRVRENDILIGRRGDMGRCAVVKAGQAGWLCGTGSMIVRCGEGIAPSFLQRVLSSSRAIAAIESASVGSTMINLNQGTLSALLVQIPPLPEQRAIAAALSDVDALIGALDRLIAKKRNLKHASMQKLLTGQTRLPGFGGKWEMVRAGDIGRFKGGSGFPTRAQGAAAGDYPFFKVSDMNHAGNGVFMIQSNNWISEGVRKQLGATVFPTGSVVFAKVGAAVFLERKKLLAKSSCLDNNMAAFIVQRDRLEPRFAHLAFLHTKLGDLVSTTALPSLSGSVLAQIPLQIPPIDEQIAIINVVSDMDAELRALERRRDKTHALKQGMMQELLTGRTRLV from the coding sequence ATGGAACTGAAGCTTGGCTACAAGCAGACAGAGATGGGCGTCCTTCCGGCTGACTGGGAGGCTCGACCGCTTGGCGACTACGTGCGCTTCAGGACCGGACCGTTCGGTAGCGCACTGCACAAGTCGGACTACACGCATGACGGCGTTCCAGTGATCAACCCAATGCATATAGTGGACGGCAACCTATCGCCCACCGAGAGTATGACGGTCACCGAATCTGCCGCCCGCGCACTCGCAGATTTTCGTGTTCGCGAGAACGACATCCTTATCGGCCGACGTGGCGACATGGGGAGATGTGCCGTTGTGAAAGCAGGTCAAGCCGGCTGGCTGTGCGGCACCGGCTCGATGATTGTGCGATGTGGGGAGGGGATTGCTCCGTCGTTCCTGCAGCGGGTGCTATCGAGTTCAAGAGCTATTGCTGCAATCGAGAGCGCGTCCGTAGGTTCGACAATGATCAACCTGAATCAGGGCACACTCTCTGCGCTCCTAGTTCAGATTCCGCCGCTGCCGGAGCAGCGGGCCATCGCGGCGGCACTGAGCGATGTGGATGCACTGATCGGCGCGTTGGACCGGCTCATCGCGAAGAAGCGTAACCTCAAGCATGCGTCCATGCAGAAACTCCTCACCGGCCAGACTCGCCTGCCTGGGTTCGGTGGCAAATGGGAAATGGTGCGCGCTGGAGATATCGGGCGCTTTAAGGGAGGCAGCGGCTTTCCTACGAGAGCCCAAGGGGCGGCAGCAGGCGACTACCCGTTTTTCAAAGTCTCTGACATGAACCATGCGGGGAACGGTGTGTTCATGATCCAGTCGAACAACTGGATCTCCGAAGGTGTCAGAAAGCAGCTCGGTGCCACTGTGTTTCCGACAGGCAGCGTTGTATTTGCAAAGGTAGGGGCGGCAGTCTTCCTGGAAAGAAAGAAGCTCCTCGCGAAGTCGAGCTGTCTTGACAACAACATGGCCGCGTTCATTGTTCAACGCGACCGTCTTGAGCCGCGCTTCGCTCACCTTGCATTTCTGCACACCAAACTCGGTGATTTGGTGAGCACGACCGCGCTCCCATCCCTGAGCGGCTCGGTGCTGGCGCAGATCCCGCTGCAAATCCCTCCAATCGATGAGCAGATAGCCATCATCAACGTGGTCTCGGATATGGACGCCGAACTCCGCGCACTTGAGAGACGTCGTGACAAGACCCATGCCCTTAAGCAAGGAATGATGCAGGAACTCCTGACAGGAAGGACGCGACTCGTATGA
- a CDS encoding type I restriction-modification system subunit M, which translates to MAIKKSELYSTLWKSCDELRGGMDASQYKDYVLVLLFVKYVSDKAASQKNYDLDVPKGGSFADMVALKGDKEIGDKMNKIIAKLAEANDLKGVIDVADWNDADKLGKGKDMVDRLSKLVALFDNPDLDFRGNRAEGDDLLGDAYEYLMRHFATESGKSKGQFYTPAEVSRIMAKVIGVGSAKSPGQTIHDPTCGSGSLLIKAHDEAKSATGLDLALYGQEMDNATKALARMNLILHDCPTGEIWQDNTLSAPYFKDAKSNALKTFDFVVANPPFSTKAWTNGFDPANDLYGRFDFGVPPQKNGDYAFLLHIFACLKSTGKGAVILPHGVLFRGGAESTIRRKVVQRGYIKGIIGLPANLFYGTGIPACILVLDKEGAADRKGIFMVDASKGFIKDGNKNRLRAQDIHKIVDAFTRQLELPRYSRMVSLAEISDSKNDFNLNIPRYIDSSEPEDIQDIDGHLRGGIPVRDLDALDRYWKAFPGVREALFKKASRPGYAELKVTAADIKTTIFGHTEFTAWSTQSKKLFAKWRAESAPRLSAIAKGDKPKVLIDTLSEELLGTFQKAKLLDPYDVYQHLMDYWAEVMQDDVYLIVSDGWSEAAKPRPIGDDKEKKSKDKPDFIIGKQKFKAELIPTTLLIARHFAAEQAAIEKLVLEAAAVAQAMEELAEEHGGEDGLLAEAKNDKDKLTKASVSARLKEVKSEPDTVDERKVLGDYLALIEKEAVINATAKVAQEELTAKVAAKYGRLTEDDIKMLVVEDKWLTSLEASVQVDSTECHRRSLAAFVSLPNVMTLRYRRSRPNSRCLPLGWISTSRRWAQHGTEAWLQADRDGRPSG; encoded by the coding sequence GTGGCCATCAAGAAATCCGAACTCTACTCCACACTCTGGAAGTCCTGCGACGAACTGCGCGGTGGCATGGATGCATCGCAGTACAAGGACTACGTCCTGGTGCTCTTGTTCGTGAAGTACGTCTCGGACAAGGCGGCCAGCCAGAAGAACTACGATCTCGACGTCCCCAAGGGCGGCAGCTTCGCCGACATGGTCGCGCTCAAGGGGGACAAAGAAATCGGCGACAAGATGAACAAGATCATCGCCAAGCTCGCCGAGGCAAACGACCTGAAGGGCGTGATCGACGTCGCTGACTGGAACGACGCCGACAAGTTGGGCAAGGGGAAGGACATGGTGGATCGGCTATCGAAGCTGGTTGCCCTCTTCGACAACCCCGATCTTGACTTCAGGGGCAACCGCGCCGAGGGCGACGACCTGCTCGGAGATGCCTACGAGTACCTCATGCGGCACTTCGCCACCGAGAGTGGCAAGAGCAAGGGTCAGTTCTACACGCCGGCCGAGGTCTCTCGCATCATGGCCAAGGTCATCGGCGTCGGCAGCGCCAAGAGCCCCGGCCAAACCATCCATGACCCCACCTGCGGCTCAGGCTCCCTCCTTATCAAGGCCCACGACGAGGCCAAGAGTGCCACCGGCCTCGACCTCGCGCTCTACGGCCAAGAGATGGACAACGCCACTAAGGCGCTGGCTCGCATGAACCTCATCCTGCATGACTGCCCCACCGGCGAGATCTGGCAGGACAACACGCTGTCCGCGCCATACTTCAAGGATGCCAAGAGCAACGCCCTCAAAACCTTCGACTTCGTCGTCGCCAACCCCCCCTTTTCGACCAAAGCCTGGACCAACGGCTTTGACCCGGCCAACGACCTCTACGGCCGATTCGACTTCGGCGTCCCGCCGCAAAAGAACGGCGACTACGCCTTCCTCCTCCACATCTTCGCCTGTCTCAAGAGCACCGGGAAAGGCGCGGTGATTCTCCCGCACGGCGTGCTCTTCCGTGGTGGCGCTGAATCCACGATCCGTCGCAAGGTCGTCCAGCGCGGCTACATCAAGGGCATCATCGGTCTGCCGGCAAACCTCTTCTACGGCACTGGCATTCCCGCCTGCATCCTTGTGCTCGACAAAGAGGGCGCCGCCGACCGCAAGGGCATCTTCATGGTTGATGCCTCCAAGGGCTTCATAAAGGACGGCAACAAGAACCGCCTGCGAGCGCAGGATATCCACAAGATCGTCGATGCGTTCACCCGGCAACTCGAGCTCCCCCGCTACTCGCGGATGGTCTCGCTCGCCGAGATCAGTGACTCGAAGAACGACTTCAACCTCAATATCCCGCGTTACATCGACTCAAGCGAGCCGGAGGACATCCAGGACATCGACGGCCACCTGCGCGGCGGAATCCCCGTCCGCGACCTCGATGCCCTCGACCGGTACTGGAAGGCCTTCCCGGGTGTGCGCGAGGCGCTGTTCAAGAAGGCCAGCCGTCCAGGCTATGCCGAACTCAAGGTCACAGCGGCAGACATCAAGACCACCATCTTCGGGCACACTGAGTTCACGGCCTGGAGCACCCAGAGCAAGAAGCTCTTCGCCAAGTGGCGGGCGGAGAGTGCGCCACGCTTGAGTGCCATCGCCAAGGGCGACAAGCCCAAGGTCCTCATCGACACGCTTTCTGAGGAACTCTTGGGCACCTTCCAAAAGGCCAAACTGCTCGACCCCTACGATGTCTACCAGCACCTCATGGACTACTGGGCTGAGGTCATGCAGGATGACGTCTACCTCATCGTCAGCGACGGTTGGAGCGAGGCTGCCAAGCCCCGGCCGATTGGCGACGACAAGGAAAAGAAGTCCAAAGATAAGCCGGACTTCATCATCGGCAAGCAGAAGTTCAAAGCGGAGCTGATTCCGACCACCCTACTCATCGCTCGCCACTTTGCCGCCGAACAGGCGGCGATCGAAAAGCTGGTGTTGGAAGCTGCCGCCGTCGCGCAGGCGATGGAGGAACTGGCCGAGGAGCACGGCGGCGAAGACGGTCTCTTGGCAGAGGCAAAGAACGACAAGGACAAGCTTACTAAGGCCTCAGTGTCCGCTCGGCTTAAGGAAGTAAAAAGCGAGCCCGACACGGTTGATGAGCGCAAGGTGCTCGGCGACTACTTGGCGCTCATCGAGAAGGAGGCGGTCATCAACGCGACGGCCAAGGTGGCGCAGGAGGAACTTACCGCGAAGGTTGCAGCCAAGTACGGCAGGCTGACCGAGGACGACATCAAGATGCTCGTTGTCGAGGACAAGTGGCTGACCTCGCTTGAGGCATCTGTGCAGGTCGACTCGACAGAGTGTCACAGACGCTCACTGGCCGCATTCGTGAGCTTGCCGAACGTTATGACACTCCGCTACCGACGCTCACGGCCGAACTCTCGATGCTTGCCGCTCGGGTGGATCAGCACGTCAAGAAGATGGGCGCAACATGGAACTGAAGCTTGGCTACAAGCAGACAGAGATGGGCGTCCTTCCGGCTGA